The following proteins come from a genomic window of Lolium rigidum isolate FL_2022 chromosome 5, APGP_CSIRO_Lrig_0.1, whole genome shotgun sequence:
- the LOC124656862 gene encoding transcription factor TCP18-like produces MLPYPNPHSFWISREPPVQAPNPAGSFTMAPQAYLDHQMQHYDHFFPGNANQFNNSETLEAVLRPRPSAATPAATAAAHDAARNGATMAVTGAGHARARKRPFRTDRHSKIRTAQGVRDRRMRLSLDVARDFFALQDQLGFDKASKTVDWLLTQSKPAIERLSAESSRRPSVAGGGENGVSSSLSSAERGGRRLKETETAGAGSGKGEVDHMERVMMMRARGGGTTTSVLMEQMNGGLMSSPMAVSGEYCYDLGDMVYNNGGECDDDGEYEEDGDFLDGMQY; encoded by the coding sequence ATGTTGCCTTACCCTAACCCTCACAGTTTCTGGATCTCCCGGGAACCCCCCGTGCAGGCGCCAAACCCTGCCGGCAGCTTCACTATGGCGCCCCAAGCGTATCTGGATCATCAGATGCAGCACTACGACCACTTCTTCCCCGGCAACGCCAACCAGttcaacaactccgagacgctgGAGGCCGTACTCAGGCCGCGCCCGTCGGCTGCTactccggcggcgacggcggccgcgCATGACGCGGCAAGAAACGGTGCCACCATGGCCGTCACAGGGGCCGGCCACGCGAGGGCGCGGAAGCGTCCGTTCAGGACGGACCGGCACAGCAAGATCCGGACGGCGCAGGGCGTCCGCGACCGCCGGATGCGGCTCTCCCTCGACGTGGCGCGCGACTTCTTCGCGCTGCAGGACCAGCTCGGTTTCGACAAGGCCAGCAAGACGGTGGACTGGCTGCTCACTCAGTCCAAACCGGCCATTGAACGCCTctccgctgagtcctctcggcggcctagcgtcgccggcggcggagaaAACGGCGTGTCGTCGTCCCtctcgtcggcggagcgcgggggGCGCCGGCTCAAGGAGACGGAGACTGCTGGTGCCGGGTCAGGTAAGGGGGAAGTGGATCATATGGAGAGGGTGATGATGAtgagggccagaggtggcgggacGACGACGTCGGTTCTCATGGAGCAGATGAACGGGGGGCTCATGTCGTCCCCGATGGCTGTCAGCGGGGAGTACTGCTATGACCTCGGCGACATGGtgtacaacaatggaggagaatgCGATGACGATGGCGAGTACGAGGAAGACGGTGATTTCTTGGACGGTATGCAATACTAA